Below is a window of Methylosinus sp. PW1 DNA.
AATTGTCAATCAGGATAGAAATCGAAACTTCCTGCTTGTTTGCGACGTCAGCTATCTCGGCGGCTCCGCTTTCGATCGCGTCGGCAAATTCCAGGGACTGTGCACGAATAGTTTTAAGGAGAGTTTTGTGCAGACGGAGACTTTCGTCAGATGACATCAGCTGGCGGGGGCTGATCACCTCGTCAAATTTCGTCGTGTACACGTAGTAAGGCTGTTTCTGCGCGCGCTTGAGAGCGCTTGCTGAGGCTTTTTCGACCCGCGCCACGGGGATCGCAAGCGGATTCTCGACAATGGCGGACTGCGGAGCTGCGGCCTCAGTCGGAGGGGGAGGTGGTGGTGACGGCACGGCTTGGACCAGTTGCAGCTTGCTTTGAGTTGCAGCGTCAATCTCGGCGCGCAACTCGACCATCGTCTGCTTGATGGTTTTTGCGAGTGTCGCAATCTGTTCGCGTATGTTCGGATGGTCGAGCGGAGGAAATCTCAGTTCACGCCAGTCCGACCAGTTTCGCTCTCGTAGAACCGTTGCCATATCGTCCGGATGCTTGGCCGCCTCGTCCATTTCGTCGGCTGAGACGTAGTAGATTGGCAAAATCAGGCGAGGAAGGCCAAGCGCGCGCTCACGAAGTAGAAACGCCTCGAACTCTTCACGGCACATATGGCTACGAAAATAGCTCGGCGTCATGATTGGGATCAGGAAGGTGATGCTGTCGATCGCCCCCTTGATTCGTTCCCTCCACTGCTCACCCCAATTTATGTCATTGCGGTCCTGAAAGATCGGAAAGGGACGGCCGGTCTGCATGCGGACTTCGCCTGCGAGGCGCATTCTCAGATCTGATATGCGGCCAAGGTCATGCGCGTCGTCATCTCGGACATAACTCAAGAAGGCGAGTGGATCTCTGTTCTGCATGAAGGCGACTCGATTTCGAAATTCGATCGCCACAACATATGCGAGAATGAGCGATCGTCACATTTCCCTCAAGGAGCCTTTTCGACGCAATTCAAACAGCGCTTGGCGGGAGTTCCGCCTGCCCATGCGACGCGTTTTCCTGCGAGCGCGCTAGAGACATGCTGCCCTGAATTTCGGCCACGGATATGCGGTGCAGTGCCAAATACCTGAGTCTAAGGCTCAATTTCCGCTTCTCGGACGGACAGACGTCTGCTCCTGGCGCGCTATCGACGGATTCCTCCCACGGCGGGCGCCGCCGGAGCTTCGAGGTCACGCCAAACGTCCATGACGCTTCAACGTCCTGGCGTGGATGGCCGGGACGAGCCCGGCCATGACGGCGGGGGGCGATGAGGATAGACGCATTCGATGCGCTGTCGCCGGGCGCGGGGCGAAAAACTTGCCCCGAATCCGTGGCGCGGGGGTTTCCTCTTTCGAAAAAACGTGAAATCGCTCTCATTCCAAATTCGCCGACGCGAGGGCCTTCCCCTCGCGTCTCGAACTGCGCCCGAAAGGGATCGCGCCCGGAAATGGGAAAGACGATGGCTGAGACAGAAGAATTGCCCCCGCGCGAAGCTATGGATTACGACGTCGTGATCGTCGGAGCCGGCCCGGCCGGCCTCTCCGCCGCGATCCGCCTCAAGCAGATTTCGCCCGATCTCTCGGTCGTCGTCATCGAGAAGGGCTCGGAGCCCGGCGCGCATATTCTCTCCGGCGCGGTCATCGACCCCATCGGCCTCGACCGACTGCTGCCGGACTGGCGCGGCCGCGACGACGCGCCGCTGAAGACCAAAGTGACCAGCGACGACATGTTCTGGCTGACCTCGACCAGCGCCGTCACCATACCGCATGTCGTCAATCCCAAGCTGATGAGCAATGAGGGCAAGTTCATCGGCTCGCTCGCCAGCGTCGTGCGCTTTCTGGCCCAGGAGGCGGAGGGGCTCGGCGTCGAAATCTATCCGGGCTTCGCCGGCGCGGAGCTGCTCTATGGCGAGAAGGGCGAGGTGCTGGGCGTCGCCACGGGCGATATGGGCGTCGGCCGCGACGGCGCGCCCAAGGACAGCTTTACGCGCGGCATGGAGCTGCGCGGCAAATATACGCTGATCGCGGAAGGCGCGCGCGGCTCGCTGGCCAAGGAGCTGCTGAAGAAATACGCGCTCGACGCCAAGAGCGAGCCGCAGAAATTCAGCATCGGCCTCAAGGAGCTGTGGCGCATCCCCAAGGAGAAGCACCGCCCCGGCCATATGCAGCATTCGGTCGGCTGGCCGCTCGCCGACGACACGGGCGGCGGCTCCTTCCTCTATCATTTCGACGAGGACCTCGTTTCGGTCGGCTTCGTCGTCTATCTCAACTATTCCAATCCGACGCTCTCGCCCTTCGACGAGTTCCAGCGCTTCAAGGCGCATCCCGCCATCGCGCCGGTTCTGGAAGGCGGGCAGCGCCTCGCCTATGGCGCGCGCGCGCTGACCTCGGGCGGCTGGCAGAGCGTGCCGAAATTGACCTTCCCCGGCGGCGCGCTGATCGGCTGCTCGGCCGGCTTCATGAATGTCCCGCGCATAAAGGGCTCGCATAACGCGGTGCTGTCCGGCGTTCTCGCCGCCGATCATGTGGCGGCGGCGCTGGCGGAAGGCCGCGCGCATGACGAGGTGACGGCCTATGACGCCGCCTGGCGCACCAGCGACATCGGCAAGGATTTGAAGCCGGTCCGCAATGTGAAGCCGCTGCTCTCCAAATTCGGAACCAAGCTCGGCATTGCGCTCGGCGGCTTCGACATGTGGACGAATGAGCTGTTCGGCGTCTCGCTGTTCGGCACGCTGAAGCATGGCAAGCCGGATTACGCCTGCCTGAAGCCGCTCTCGCAGGTGACGCCGATCGTCTATCCGAAGCTCACCAGCAAGGCGGTCTTCGACAAGCTGTCCTCCGTGTTCGTCTCCAACACGAACCATGAGGAAGATCAGCCCTGCCATCTGACGCTGCGCGATCCGTCGGTCCCGATCGAGAAGAATCTGCCGCTCTATGGCGAGCCGGCGCGGCTCTATTGCCCGGCGGGCGTCTATGAGGTGGTCTATGCGGAGGAGGCGACGAAGAGCGATCCGCGCTTCGTCATCAACGCGCAGAATTGCGTGCACTGCAAGACTTGCGACATCA
It encodes the following:
- a CDS encoding TIR domain-containing protein, encoding MQNRDPLAFLSYVRDDDAHDLGRISDLRMRLAGEVRMQTGRPFPIFQDRNDINWGEQWRERIKGAIDSITFLIPIMTPSYFRSHMCREEFEAFLLRERALGLPRLILPIYYVSADEMDEAAKHPDDMATVLRERNWSDWRELRFPPLDHPNIREQIATLAKTIKQTMVELRAEIDAATQSKLQLVQAVPSPPPPPPTEAAAPQSAIVENPLAIPVARVEKASASALKRAQKQPYYVYTTKFDEVISPRQLMSSDESLRLHKTLLKTIRAQSLEFADAIESGAAEIADVANKQEVSISILIDNSGSLRGKMIEDVAAWTSIASSIMSSAGVSNEILGFTTKAWKGGQSREMWISDGRPALPGRLNDLRHIVYKSFDETFQEADINFSAMIREGLIKENIDGEALLWAYSRLQRRHAERKILVALSDGAPVDDSTVSVNPAAFLNAHLQSSAAWIRSLGEVELYGVGIGHNVDAYYGASSPTLDDRQIGPDLLTLLSLILRRDIPAVRAFQRAVAHPDEIPTLQLSRPVKRRRRKKASPDDTIS
- a CDS encoding electron transfer flavoprotein-ubiquinone oxidoreductase, translated to MAETEELPPREAMDYDVVIVGAGPAGLSAAIRLKQISPDLSVVVIEKGSEPGAHILSGAVIDPIGLDRLLPDWRGRDDAPLKTKVTSDDMFWLTSTSAVTIPHVVNPKLMSNEGKFIGSLASVVRFLAQEAEGLGVEIYPGFAGAELLYGEKGEVLGVATGDMGVGRDGAPKDSFTRGMELRGKYTLIAEGARGSLAKELLKKYALDAKSEPQKFSIGLKELWRIPKEKHRPGHMQHSVGWPLADDTGGGSFLYHFDEDLVSVGFVVYLNYSNPTLSPFDEFQRFKAHPAIAPVLEGGQRLAYGARALTSGGWQSVPKLTFPGGALIGCSAGFMNVPRIKGSHNAVLSGVLAADHVAAALAEGRAHDEVTAYDAAWRTSDIGKDLKPVRNVKPLLSKFGTKLGIALGGFDMWTNELFGVSLFGTLKHGKPDYACLKPLSQVTPIVYPKLTSKAVFDKLSSVFVSNTNHEEDQPCHLTLRDPSVPIEKNLPLYGEPARLYCPAGVYEVVYAEEATKSDPRFVINAQNCVHCKTCDIKDPAQNINWVPPEGGGGPNYPNM